A single window of Sphaerodactylus townsendi isolate TG3544 linkage group LG05, MPM_Stown_v2.3, whole genome shotgun sequence DNA harbors:
- the GDF5 gene encoding growth/differentiation factor 5 produces MKILYFLTLLLWHFTWFYPAFFFSALSPTEASQGNPGSKLGLSKVDGKERNPLPRAGTLRTGSHGYSAGNAKPRTKSNSAQTGPLLAKTDDSKKTLPRTGSTDKKVGQSTQRQSGVRTVTPKVQNLGSKGPLKKPGTGNSDASSYKAKKTKEPVAQKDSKDAFRHPAITPHEYMLSLYRTLSDAERKGVNGSVKLETGLANTITSFIDKGHDDRTPAVKKQKYIFDISALEKDGLLGAELRILRKKPSDSWKSHSHGKTCQVKLFSCSTSRQASILLDSRTVNIIDTAKWEVFDIWKLFKNFKNSVNLCFELEAYERGRPIDLRTVGFNRTGRQVNEKALFLVFGRTKKRDLFFNEIKARSGQDDKTVYEYLFNQRRKRRAPLATRQGKRPNKNLKARCSKKALHVNFKDMGWDDWIIAPLEYEAYHCEGLCEFPLRSHLEPTNHAVIQTLMNSMDPESTPPTCCVPTRLSPISILFIDSANNVVYKQYEDMVVESCGCR; encoded by the exons ATGAAAATCCTGTACTTTCTTACTTTATTGCTTTGGCACTTTACTTGGTTTTACCCTGCTTTCTTTTTCTCAGCATTGAGCCCTACTGAAGCAAGTCAAGGCAATCCAGGATCCAAATTAGGATTGTCAAAAGTAGATGGAAAAGAAAGGAACCCCTTGCCAAGGGCAGGTACCCTTAGAACGGGAAGCCACGGATACAGTGCTGGAAATGCAAAGCCAAGGACAAAAAGCAATAGCGCTCAAACTGGACCTCTCTTGGCAAAGACTGATGACTCAAAGAAgaccctccctagaacagggagCACAGACAAAAAGGTAGGACAATCTACACAGAGACAATCAGGAGTAAGGACTGTGACCCCAAAGGTTCAGAACTTGGGCAGCAAAGGCCCATTGAAGAAACCTGGCACAGGGAATTCAGATGCCAGTTCCTACAAAGCCAAAAAGACGAAAGAACCTGTTGCCCAGAAGGACTCTAAGGATGCATTCAGACATCCTGCTATCACGCCACATGAGTACATGCTCTCCTTATACAGGACACTTTCGGATGCGGAACGGAAAGGCGTGAACGGAAGTGTCAAACTGGAAACAGGACTAGCAAACACAATCACAAGCTTCATAGACAAAGGACACG aTGATCGAACCCCAGCTGTTAAAAAGCAGAAATACATTTTTGACATCAGTGCATTAGAAAAAGATGGCTTATTAGGGGCAGAACTACGTATTTTAAGGAAAAAACCTTCTGACTCTTGGAAGTCGCATTCTCATGGGAAAACATGTCAAGTGAAATTATTCAGTTGCTCCACAAGCAGGCAAGCTTCAATCCTCTTGGACTCTCGGACAGTCAACATCATTGACACAGCAAAATGGGAAGTGTTTGATATTTGGAAACTTTTTAAGAACTTTAAAAACTCTGTTAACTTGTGTTTTGAACTGGAGGCTTATGAAAGGGGGAGGCCTATTGATTTAAGGACTGTGGGGTTCAATAGAACAGGGAGGCAAGTCAATGAAAAAGCTCTCTTCTTAGTATTTGGTAGGACAAAGAAGAGAGACTTATTCTTCAACGAAATAAAGGCCAGGTCTGGCCAGGATGACAAAACGGTATACGAATACCTATTCAatcaaagaagaaagagaagggctCCTTTAGCAACTCGACAAGGAAAGAGGCCGAACAAGAATCTGAAGGCCAGGTGTAGTAAAAAAGCACTCCATGTAAATTTTAAGGACATGGGCTGGGATGACTGGATAATAGCCCCCCTGGAGTATGAAGCTTATCATTGTGAAGGACTTTGTGAATTTCCTCTTCGGTCTCATCTGGAACCCACCAACCATGCTGTTATCCAAACATTAATGAACTCTATGGACCCAGAGTCAACTCCTCCAACTTGCTGTGTTCCAACAAGGCTGAGTCCTATTAGCATTCTGTTTATTGACTCTGCTAATAATGTAGTCTACAAACAGTATGAAGACATGGTGGTGGAGTCATGTGGCTGTAGGTAG